One Phaseolus vulgaris cultivar G19833 chromosome 4, P. vulgaris v2.0, whole genome shotgun sequence DNA window includes the following coding sequences:
- the LOC137837565 gene encoding uncharacterized protein isoform X2 encodes MPSSTTTSGSNMNDVDRLFACFKCGLTPPKSATRVRKRSRGRMEQDSLESPGPESVGEELKTPLSRIRKTNIESSMEKLKSVVAKKAQSIGRGKQFSPIVFYGSPHGVPPKRPTRMLWRLLREICPDLSPKKNLNVRKEVWMTFPKQDEAMNFSKGQADVHVFSYQDHFNGQRRFLVSTYTEFWQRYKNMNPKFRHHYEVIQEGLPCHLYFDLEFNKKVNKEKNGEEMVDLLISMVLEALLEKYAIQGDHDWVLELDSSTEDKFSRHVIVCIPKAAFKDNSHAGAFVSEICSRVRKARAKDKSFDKLFVMKDSGSEESADQLFVDTAVYSRNRCFRLALSSKAGKSSVLQPTKRFKCKDLGEEDMFMASLICNIDVDCQTYLVCKTDLDCVKTLHFDTEESSNVENSCQILQKFALDVGTSDVSTTYFMGKSPFPFLDKFILSVASVGNIPGNIHSWYFFSEFGLMVYSMTKNRYCERIGRHHKSNNVIYVVDLRMAVYYQKCHDPDCRGYRSPLRQIPVHVFSNPSDVIDSSFGLLDEHSVDNKWRHQLDDFLQYEDTVEENSNDSWWLEAMRVVEDMENKQTKTEPSTMEVIGDEDEEWWLAVESTASQAERSSFSQQEFCAI; translated from the exons ATGCCATCATCAACTACCACAAGCGGCAGCAACATGAACGACGTTGATCGCTTGTTCGCGTGCTTCAAGTGCGGTTTAACACCTCCCA AATCTGCTACGAGGGTAAGGAAACGAAGCAGAGGAAGAATGGAGCAAGATAGTTTGGAATCTCCAGGTCCAGAATCGGTTGGAGAAGAACTGAAAACCCCCCTATCGCGCATCAGAAAAACCAACATTGAATCTTCCATGGAGAAA CTTAAATCAGTAGTAGCCAAAAAAGCACAAAGTATTGGTCGTGGGAAGCAATTCTCTCCAATAGTATTTTATGGATCTCCTCATGGCGTGCCTCCCAAAAGGCCAACCCGTATGTTATGGCGATTATTGCGAGAGATATGTCCTGATCTCTCTCCGAAAAAGAATTTGAACGTGAG AAAGGAAGTTTGGATGACATTCCCTAAGCAGGATGAAGCAATGAATTTTTCCAAAGGACAAGCAGATGTTCATGTTTTCAGCTATCAAGACCACTTTAATGGCCAAAGAAGGTTCCTCGTGTCTACTTATACAGAATTCTGGCAAAG GTACAAGAATATGAATCCGAAATTCCGACATCATTATGAGGTTATTCAAGAG GGTTTACCATGTCACCTTTATTTTGATTTGGAGTTTAATAAGAAAGTCAACAAAGAAAAGAATGGAGAAGAAATGGTTGATCTCTTGATATCAATGGTTCTAGAAGCCTTACTTGAAAAATATGCAATCCAAGGAGACCACGATTGGGTTTTAGAACTTGATTCTTCAACTGAAG ATAAGTTCTCTCGTCATGTAATAGTTTGCATACCAAAGGCTGCATTTAAGGACAACTCTCACGCGGGTGCATTTGTTTCAGAA ATATGCTCAAGAGTTCGAAAAGCAAGGGCGAAAGATAAAAGTTTTGATAAATTGTTTGTAATGAAAGATTCTGGCAGCGAGGAATCTGCAGACCAACTTTTTGTGGATACTGCAGTATATTCTCGGAATCGTTGTTTCCGTCTTGCTCTTTCTTCAAAAGCAGGAAAAAGTTCAGTTCTTCAACCGACAAAGCGATTTAAGTGCAAGGACTTG GGTGAAGAAGACATGTTCATGGCTTCCTTGATATGCAATATTGATGTTGATTGCCAAACATATCTGGTCTGCAAAACAGACTTAGATTGTGTGAAAACTCTGCATTTTGATACAGAG GAGAGTAGTAATGTAGAAAACTCATGCCAAATTCTTCAAAAATTTGCATTGGATGTTGGCACAAGCGATGTTTCTACTACATACTTCATGGGAAAGTCACCGTTCCCATTTCTGGACAAATTTATACTCTCTGTTGCCTCTGTCGGGAACATACCAG GAAACATTCATAGCTGGTATTTTTTCTCGGAATTTGGACTGATGGTCTACAGCATGACAAAAAATAGATACTGTGAGCGAATTGGAAGACATCATAAAAGCAACAATG TGATATATGTGGTTGATCTACGAATGGCAGTGTATTATCAGAAATGTCACGATCCTGACTGCAGAG GTTACCGGTCTCCACTGCGACAAATCCCAGTTCATGTGTTCTCCAATCCGTCAGATGTAATTGATTCCTCCTTTGGGTTGTTAGATGAACATTCAGTGGATAATAAGTGGAGACATCAACTTGATGATTTTCTACAATATGAGGACACTGTTGAGGAGAACTCCAACGATTCTTGGTGGCTAGAAGCCATGAGAGTTGTTGAAGATATGGAGAATAAGCAAACAAAGACAGAGCCAAGCACTATG GAGGTGATTGGTGATGAAGATGAGGAGTGGTGGCTGGCTGTAGAAAGTACGGCATCCCAGGCTGAACGGTCCAGCTTCAGTCAACAAGAGTTTTGCGCCATCTAA
- the LOC137837565 gene encoding uncharacterized protein isoform X1: MPSSTTTSGSNMNDVDRLFACFKCGLTPPKSATRVRKRSRGRMEQDSLESPGPESVGEELKTPLSRIRKTNIESSMEKLKSVVAKKAQSIGRGKQFSPIVFYGSPHGVPPKRPTRMLWRLLREICPDLSPKKNLNVRKEVWMTFPKQDEAMNFSKGQADVHVFSYQDHFNGQRRFLVSTYTEFWQRYKNMNPKFRHHYEVIQEGLPCHLYFDLEFNKKVNKEKNGEEMVDLLISMVLEALLEKYAIQGDHDWVLELDSSTEDKFSRHVIVCIPKAAFKDNSHAGAFVSEICSRVRKARAKDKSFDKLFVMKDSGSEESADQLFVDTAVYSRNRCFRLALSSKAGKSSVLQPTKRFKCKDLGEEDMFMASLICNIDVDCQTYLVCKTDLDCVKTLHFDTEESSNVENSCQILQKFALDVGTSDVSTTYFMGKSPFPFLDKFILSVASVGNIPGNIHSWYFFSEFGLMVYSMTKNRYCERIGRHHKSNNVIYVVDLRMAVYYQKCHDPDCRGYRSPLRQIPVHVFSNPSDVIDSSFGLLDEHSVDNKWRHQLDDFLQYEDTVEENSNDSWWLEAMRVVEDMENKQTKTEPSTMQEVIGDEDEEWWLAVESTASQAERSSFSQQEFCAI, encoded by the exons ATGCCATCATCAACTACCACAAGCGGCAGCAACATGAACGACGTTGATCGCTTGTTCGCGTGCTTCAAGTGCGGTTTAACACCTCCCA AATCTGCTACGAGGGTAAGGAAACGAAGCAGAGGAAGAATGGAGCAAGATAGTTTGGAATCTCCAGGTCCAGAATCGGTTGGAGAAGAACTGAAAACCCCCCTATCGCGCATCAGAAAAACCAACATTGAATCTTCCATGGAGAAA CTTAAATCAGTAGTAGCCAAAAAAGCACAAAGTATTGGTCGTGGGAAGCAATTCTCTCCAATAGTATTTTATGGATCTCCTCATGGCGTGCCTCCCAAAAGGCCAACCCGTATGTTATGGCGATTATTGCGAGAGATATGTCCTGATCTCTCTCCGAAAAAGAATTTGAACGTGAG AAAGGAAGTTTGGATGACATTCCCTAAGCAGGATGAAGCAATGAATTTTTCCAAAGGACAAGCAGATGTTCATGTTTTCAGCTATCAAGACCACTTTAATGGCCAAAGAAGGTTCCTCGTGTCTACTTATACAGAATTCTGGCAAAG GTACAAGAATATGAATCCGAAATTCCGACATCATTATGAGGTTATTCAAGAG GGTTTACCATGTCACCTTTATTTTGATTTGGAGTTTAATAAGAAAGTCAACAAAGAAAAGAATGGAGAAGAAATGGTTGATCTCTTGATATCAATGGTTCTAGAAGCCTTACTTGAAAAATATGCAATCCAAGGAGACCACGATTGGGTTTTAGAACTTGATTCTTCAACTGAAG ATAAGTTCTCTCGTCATGTAATAGTTTGCATACCAAAGGCTGCATTTAAGGACAACTCTCACGCGGGTGCATTTGTTTCAGAA ATATGCTCAAGAGTTCGAAAAGCAAGGGCGAAAGATAAAAGTTTTGATAAATTGTTTGTAATGAAAGATTCTGGCAGCGAGGAATCTGCAGACCAACTTTTTGTGGATACTGCAGTATATTCTCGGAATCGTTGTTTCCGTCTTGCTCTTTCTTCAAAAGCAGGAAAAAGTTCAGTTCTTCAACCGACAAAGCGATTTAAGTGCAAGGACTTG GGTGAAGAAGACATGTTCATGGCTTCCTTGATATGCAATATTGATGTTGATTGCCAAACATATCTGGTCTGCAAAACAGACTTAGATTGTGTGAAAACTCTGCATTTTGATACAGAG GAGAGTAGTAATGTAGAAAACTCATGCCAAATTCTTCAAAAATTTGCATTGGATGTTGGCACAAGCGATGTTTCTACTACATACTTCATGGGAAAGTCACCGTTCCCATTTCTGGACAAATTTATACTCTCTGTTGCCTCTGTCGGGAACATACCAG GAAACATTCATAGCTGGTATTTTTTCTCGGAATTTGGACTGATGGTCTACAGCATGACAAAAAATAGATACTGTGAGCGAATTGGAAGACATCATAAAAGCAACAATG TGATATATGTGGTTGATCTACGAATGGCAGTGTATTATCAGAAATGTCACGATCCTGACTGCAGAG GTTACCGGTCTCCACTGCGACAAATCCCAGTTCATGTGTTCTCCAATCCGTCAGATGTAATTGATTCCTCCTTTGGGTTGTTAGATGAACATTCAGTGGATAATAAGTGGAGACATCAACTTGATGATTTTCTACAATATGAGGACACTGTTGAGGAGAACTCCAACGATTCTTGGTGGCTAGAAGCCATGAGAGTTGTTGAAGATATGGAGAATAAGCAAACAAAGACAGAGCCAAGCACTATG CAGGAGGTGATTGGTGATGAAGATGAGGAGTGGTGGCTGGCTGTAGAAAGTACGGCATCCCAGGCTGAACGGTCCAGCTTCAGTCAACAAGAGTTTTGCGCCATCTAA
- the LOC137837566 gene encoding DUF21 domain-containing protein At2g14520-like isoform X1, which yields MSSYFEERAPCCGSHFWILLSTCWGFVLFAATTSGLALGLLSFSQVDLEVLVKAGKPQIQKNAAKIMSIVKNEHLLLCTLLLAKSMAMEVVSVFMEKMFPEWLSVLISATTLAITAEIIPQALCSRYGLSVGAALSPFVRVLILIFFPIAYPLSKLLDWLLGKGHTALLGRAELKTLVHLHANEAGKGGELTLHETKIIAGALDLTQKTAKDAMTPLSETFSLDINSKLDIHTMGLIMSKGHSRIPVYSGKQTNIVGIILVRNLIFCRPEDEIPIKYMTIRRVPRVAEDLPLYDILNQFRNGQSHMAVVLKCEENIRTAATEREGKTPGLHSSCEPGDYSRISTDASYWHSQETEYYSATLKSAMNREGDSDLPQRRSEQPDASSSFENVESFPTTDEEVIGIITLEDVMEELLQEDILDETDQYVDVHQNIKIKLQHARRVSSGSSRRASSSRPQRRSSDASRVYFLTPTYVLPVSP from the exons ATGAGTTCATATTTTGAGGAAAGGGCACCTTGTTGTGGATCTCACTTTTGGATTTTACTTAGCACGTGTTGGGGTTTTGTGTTATTTGCTGCTACCACATCTGGTCTTGCTCTAGGACTCTTGTCTTTCAGCCAAGTTGATCTTGAGGTTCTTGTTAAAGCTGGGAAGCCTCAGATTCAGAAAAATGCAG CGAAGATTATGTCAATTGTTAAGAATGAGCATTTACTTTTATGCACCCTCCTTTTAGCTAAATCAATGGCAATGGAG GTGGTTTCTGTTTTTATGGAGAAAATGTTCCCAGAGTGGCTTTCAGTATTAATATCAGCCACCACGTTGGCTATCACTGCAGAG ATTATCCCTCAAGCTTTGTGTTCTCGATATGGTTTAAGTGTTGGTGCAGCATTGTCTCCCTTTGTTCGAGTTCTTATACTGATTTTCTTCCCAATTGCATATCCACTCAGTAAG TTGTTAGATTGGCTTCTTGGCAAAGGGCATACTGCACTTTTAGGACGAGCAGAGTTGAAGACTTTAGTCCATTTACATGCAAATGAG GCAGGGAAAGGTGGAGAATTGACACTTcatgaaactaaaataattgcTGGAGCTTTGGACTTAACACAGAAGACTGCTAAAGATGCTATGAcacctttaagtgaaacatttTCTCTTGACATAAACTCCAAACTTGACAT ACATACAATGGGCTTAATAATGAGCAAAGGTCACAGCCGCATACCAGTCTACTctggaaaacaaacaaatattgtTGGTATCATCTTG GTCAGGAATTTAATCTTCTGTCGTCCTGAAGATGAAATACCAATCAAATATATGACTATCAGGAGAGTTCCTAG GGTTGCTGAAGATTTGCCACTGTATGATATTCTGAATCAATTCAGGAATGGTCAAAGCCACATGGCTGTTGTTCTCAAGTGTGAAGAAAACATCAGAACTGCTGCAACTGAGAGAGAAGGAAAAACTCCAG GACTTCACTCTTCATGTGAACCGGGAGATTATAGTCGCATCTCAACTGATGCATCATATTGGCATTCACAAGAAACAGAATATTATAGTGCAACACTGAAGAGTGCCATGAATCGAGAGGGTGACTCAGATCTTCCACAAAGAAGATCAGAACAACCTGATGCAAGTTCATCCTTTGAGAATGTGGAGTCTTTTCCAACAACAGATGAGGAAGTGATTGGGATAATCACATTGGAAGATGTCATGGAAGAGTTACTTCAG GAAGATATATTGGATGAAACTGATCAATATGTTGATGTTCATCAAAA TATCAAAATAAAACTGCAACATGCAAGAAGAGTGTCATCAGGGTCATCCAGAAGGGCTTCAAGTTCTCGTCCACAACGGAGAAGTTCAGATGCATCTCGAGTTTACTTTTTAACTCCTACATATGTTTTACCTGTTTCTCCTTAA
- the LOC137837566 gene encoding DUF21 domain-containing protein At5g52790-like isoform X2 — translation MQVVSVFMEKMFPEWLSVLISATTLAITAEIIPQALCSRYGLSVGAALSPFVRVLILIFFPIAYPLSKLLDWLLGKGHTALLGRAELKTLVHLHANEAGKGGELTLHETKIIAGALDLTQKTAKDAMTPLSETFSLDINSKLDIHTMGLIMSKGHSRIPVYSGKQTNIVGIILVRNLIFCRPEDEIPIKYMTIRRVPRVAEDLPLYDILNQFRNGQSHMAVVLKCEENIRTAATEREGKTPGLHSSCEPGDYSRISTDASYWHSQETEYYSATLKSAMNREGDSDLPQRRSEQPDASSSFENVESFPTTDEEVIGIITLEDVMEELLQEDILDETDQYVDVHQNIKIKLQHARRVSSGSSRRASSSRPQRRSSDASRVYFLTPTYVLPVSP, via the exons ATGCAG GTGGTTTCTGTTTTTATGGAGAAAATGTTCCCAGAGTGGCTTTCAGTATTAATATCAGCCACCACGTTGGCTATCACTGCAGAG ATTATCCCTCAAGCTTTGTGTTCTCGATATGGTTTAAGTGTTGGTGCAGCATTGTCTCCCTTTGTTCGAGTTCTTATACTGATTTTCTTCCCAATTGCATATCCACTCAGTAAG TTGTTAGATTGGCTTCTTGGCAAAGGGCATACTGCACTTTTAGGACGAGCAGAGTTGAAGACTTTAGTCCATTTACATGCAAATGAG GCAGGGAAAGGTGGAGAATTGACACTTcatgaaactaaaataattgcTGGAGCTTTGGACTTAACACAGAAGACTGCTAAAGATGCTATGAcacctttaagtgaaacatttTCTCTTGACATAAACTCCAAACTTGACAT ACATACAATGGGCTTAATAATGAGCAAAGGTCACAGCCGCATACCAGTCTACTctggaaaacaaacaaatattgtTGGTATCATCTTG GTCAGGAATTTAATCTTCTGTCGTCCTGAAGATGAAATACCAATCAAATATATGACTATCAGGAGAGTTCCTAG GGTTGCTGAAGATTTGCCACTGTATGATATTCTGAATCAATTCAGGAATGGTCAAAGCCACATGGCTGTTGTTCTCAAGTGTGAAGAAAACATCAGAACTGCTGCAACTGAGAGAGAAGGAAAAACTCCAG GACTTCACTCTTCATGTGAACCGGGAGATTATAGTCGCATCTCAACTGATGCATCATATTGGCATTCACAAGAAACAGAATATTATAGTGCAACACTGAAGAGTGCCATGAATCGAGAGGGTGACTCAGATCTTCCACAAAGAAGATCAGAACAACCTGATGCAAGTTCATCCTTTGAGAATGTGGAGTCTTTTCCAACAACAGATGAGGAAGTGATTGGGATAATCACATTGGAAGATGTCATGGAAGAGTTACTTCAG GAAGATATATTGGATGAAACTGATCAATATGTTGATGTTCATCAAAA TATCAAAATAAAACTGCAACATGCAAGAAGAGTGTCATCAGGGTCATCCAGAAGGGCTTCAAGTTCTCGTCCACAACGGAGAAGTTCAGATGCATCTCGAGTTTACTTTTTAACTCCTACATATGTTTTACCTGTTTCTCCTTAA